Proteins encoded by one window of Megachile rotundata isolate GNS110a chromosome 10, iyMegRotu1, whole genome shotgun sequence:
- the LOC143265325 gene encoding uncharacterized protein LOC143265325: protein MTCFGGRNEQIYMVEMLVHKLTLTKNKIKDIGEYPVGVKIKFLDFPVFEITREDFYSMKPPPPEEDGTLHFMIGRSCVFVKQPMELVRELQSTKLMVGVFRIGDTYPIAETEIMLPGCLCDQVAMAQNDAEHLPKPFMVKGSYNLRDPGDNPSGTIEMEIRMTCLGRAILTHYELHPTFFAFRNEGKEREFCVRRLVPPSLQPEGAEKDISQYPDRTTLDELKGIKRESKKGKQKGRKSKARAKRK from the coding sequence ATGACGTGCTTCGGCGGCCGTAACGAGCAAATCTACATGGTGGAAATGCTGGTGCACAAGTTAACCCTCACAAAGAACAAGATAAAAGACATAGGCGAGTACCCCGTGGGTGTCAAGATCAAGTTTCTCGACTTCCCCGTGTTCGAGATAACCCGTGAGGACTTTTACTCCATGAAACCCCCGCCACCGGAAGAAGATGGCACCCTGCACTTCATGATCGGCCGAAGCTGCGTGTTCGTGAAGCAACCCATGGAACTCGTGAGGGAGTTGCAGTCCACAAAGTTGATGGTAGGCGTGTTTCGAATCGGAGACACTTATCCAATCGCGGAAACGGAAATTATGTTGCCggggtgtttgtgtgatcaagTGGCCATGGCGCAGAACGACGCGGAGCATCTACCAAAGCCGTTTATGGTGAAGGGAAGTTACAACTTGAGGGATCCTGGCGACAATCCATCGGGCACCATAGAAATGGAGATACGAATGACGTGTCTTGGTCGAGCGATTTTGACTCATTACGAGCTGCACCCTACGTTCTTCGCGTTCAGGAACGAGGGTAAGGAACGAGAGTTCTGCGTGAGGCGTCTGGTGCCCCCCAGTTTGCAGCCAGAGGGCGCTGAGAAGGACATCTCGCAGTACCCCGATAGGACGACTTTGGACGAATTGAAGGGGATAAAAAGAGAGTCGAAGAAGGGCAAGCAAAAAGGGAGAAAGAGCAAAGCAAGAGCCAAGAGGAAATAA
- the LOC105662069 gene encoding uncharacterized protein LOC105662069, whose product MALKKKATKVQEQLYMLEVMIDGITLNPERGVSEDLIVRVRFTDLPECEISVPNKNIEKEDASPNEFGYGKTCLFSKTPSCLIRAMRWSPLYLDAYRLEPTCPTKENQTFLGTARISLPTCMCNHVAKTQKESTPTSTPCVVKKTFDLIGSESETIGRVSVVLRLSCFGSSIVKQFSLNEKSFVLEDSPLQKFLCPYLIPEGKKDPKDENEPLLKRPDSPPRISMDDPAFKTLTSAEKLNDPKYRELVYKTYPDQPTCCCLPPNRTTHPMKCRSGCTRPCCMKLRNPKILDTQKDRHVNDALANTYCVNNPLRLLDQYTPRSNQSRLRGGADVEQLYIGPSTIRWNDDADYSWYKEKPNQESRMEGGGEIQFSSCSCSGSPTAVPLRSTSSKDRDVVTTFDACQPRITSTGPKPTCPCPGKEASSWPRGAARCMNKPCMGIDCLIRAFEEAQEFVNSIGKVPGMRGLGLMDPSESPYFGRDIDKDYVTQEPEAQKKKPGAQQRADAPRCTAPCSLNMGRPDDGQARIGAPYTPTATVGLPIPPRLGIVREAIPVLPEVASVAGTGKHKKAHEKRDEKTDKFDPKVPPLTDTEVGPCGEPKCKSRRKKPVDTMSLNQSENITFRMKADVKKPKSRNRKKKEKGKRGRRENNPQSSALSKTGMKVGGSGLQGKIDPRDSEKMMRKMGPVGPGGDLYSGMPLNVSRKVMRYVYFVGDYYPGIVYGHKDCIQIPMRVPANMGWLWNTMTTAGKLKPRIGWKPGAIGRYLYEMLQEAKEISLADQDSTTSLTTRTTDKTKKTDRGKGAAERGRAKMTRGRMGADRGRMERSRIGPERTRSAPSRGRASPRRRDDKTRGFQTIQQMKMEGEDEDIEAPPTLHIHRKDGTYYVTMYPIKQETPGEPRVTEPSKPLQFKIVKNKDDASVASSSTASDMEIEFSPPAAVSRYRKKPDVVHIDTQVRQQEILDAVRVDTTRKGGRRKHDPVESKMDSAKKKDKKEDEAAKKDKMKKDKKGKK is encoded by the coding sequence ATGGCGTTAAAGAAGAAGGCCACGAAAGTGCAAGAACAACTTTATATGCTCGAGGTGATGATCGATGGAATAACCTTGAATCCTGAACGAGGCGTTTCTGAGGATCTGATCGTTCGCGTGAGGTTCACCGATCTACCGGAATGCGAGATATCGGTTCCTAACAAGAACATCGAAAAGGAGGATGCTAGTCCTAACGAATTCGGGTACGGAAAGACTTGTTTGTTCAGCAAAACGCCCAGCTGCCTGATCAGAGCCATGCGATGGTCGCCGCTGTATTTGGATGCGTATCGTTTAGAGCCCACCTGCCCTACAAAAGAAAATCAAACTTTCCTGGGTACAGCGAGGATATCCTTGCCCACCTGTATGTGCAACCACGTAGCCAAAACCCAGAAAGAAAGCACACCAACCTCCACGCCGTGTGTAGTGAAAAAAACGTTCGACCTGATCGGTTCCGAAAGCGAAACAATTGGCAGGGTATCGGTGGTCCTCAGATTGTCCTGTTTCGGCAGCTCGATCGTCAAACAGTTCTCTTTGAACGAGAAGTCCTTCGTTCTGGAGGATTCGCCGCTCCAGAAATTCCTGTGCCCTTATCTGATTCCCGAAGGTAAAAAGGATCCAAAGGATGAGAATGAACCTTTGCTGAAAAGGCCGGATTCTCCTCCGCGAATTTCGATGGACGATCCCGCCTTCAAGACCCTGACCTCCGCCGAGAAATTAAACGACCCGAAGTACAGAGAGCTGGTGTACAAAACGTATCCCGACCAGCCAACGTGTTGCTGTCTTCCACCGAATCGTACGACGCATCCCATGAAGTGTCGGTCGGGTTGCACTCGTCCCTGCTGCATGAAGCTGAGGAACCCAAAAATTTTGGACACGCAAAAAGACAGACACGTGAACGACGCATTAGCTAACACGTACTGCGTGAATAATCCTCTGCGGTTGCTGGATCAGTATACTCCCCGCAGCAACCAGAGTCGTCTGAGAGGCGGCGCTGATGTGGAGCAGCTTTACATAGGCCCGTCCACTATAAGATGGAACGACGACGCGGACTACAGCTGGTACAAAGAGAAACCTAACCAGGAAAGTCGTATGGAAGGCGGAGGAGAGATCCAATTTTCCAGCTGCAGCTGTTCTGGTAGCCCGACGGCGGTTCCACTCCGTTCGACCTCGTCCAAAGATAGAGACGTGGTAACCACTTTCGACGCTTGTCAGCCTCGCATCACGTCGACTGGGCCAAAGCCCACTTGCCCTTGTCCGGGTAAAGAAGCATCGTCGTGGCCCAGGGGTGCAGCTAGGTGCATGAATAAACCCTGCATGGGGATCGACTGCTTGATACGAGCCTTCGAGGAAGCTCAGGAGTTCGTCAACTCCATTGGCAAGGTGCCAGGCATGCGCGGACTCGGCCTGATGGACCCCTCGGAGAGCCCCTACTTCGGCAGGGACATCGACAAGGACTACGTGACCCAGGAACCTGAGGCGCAGAAGAAAAAGCCAGGGGCTCAGCAAAGAGCGGATGCTCCTAGATGCACCGCTCCTTGCAGCCTGAACATGGGCAGACCCGACGACGGTCAGGCCCGGATAGGTGCACCCTACACACCTACCGCCACTGTTGGACTACCAATACCGCCTCGACTGGGAATCGTACGGGAAGCTATACCCGTTTTACCGGAAGTCGCCTCGGTGGCTGGGACCGGGAAGCACAAGAAGGCGCACGAGAAGAGGGACGAGAAGACGGACAAGTTCGACCCCAAAGTCCCCCCGTTGACGGACACGGAGGTGGGTCCCTGCGGCGAACCCAAGTGCAAGTCAAGGAGAAAGAAGCCTGTGGACACTATGAGTCTCAACCAAAGCGAAAACATAACCTTCAGAATGAAGGCCGATGTGAAAAAACCGAAGTCGCGAAATCGCAAGAAGAAGGAAAAAGGGAAAAGAGGTCGTCGCGAAAATAATCCACAGAGTAGTGCGCTCAGCAAAACCGGTATGAAAGTCGGAGGCTCAGGTCTGCAGGGTAAGATTGATCCCAGAGACAGCGAGAAGATGATGCGCAAAATGGGGCCAGTGGGACCTGGCGGTGATCTGTATTCTGGCATGCCACTCAACGTCAGCAGGAAAGTAATGCGGTATGTTTACTTTGTCGGTGACTATTATCCGGGAATAGTGTACGGGCACAAGGACTGCATCCAGATACCTATGAGAGTTCCAGCGAATATGGGCTGGCTATGGAACACCATGACCACAGCGGGAAAACTGAAGCCGCGTATCGGGTGGAAACCTGGAGCGATCGGTCGGTACTTGTACGAAATGCTGCAGGAGGCGAAGGAGATCTCGTTGGCCGACCAGGACTCCACCACGAGCCTAACCACGAGGACAACCGACAAAACTAAGAAGACAGATCGTGGAAAAGGAGCTGCAGAGCGCGGTAGGGCGAAAATGACGAGAGGAAGAATGGGAGCTGACAGGGGCAGGATGGAGCGTTCAAGAATCGGACCTGAACGAACCAGATCGGCACCCTCGCGAGGCAGAGCCTCTCCAAGGAGGCGGGACGACAAAACTAGGGGCTTCCAGACCATTCAGCAGATGAAGATGGAGGGCGAGGACGAGGACATTGAAGCTCCGCCGACTTTGCACATCCACAGGAAAGATGGCACTTATTATGTGACCATGTACCCAATCAAGCAGGAGACACCGGGTGAACCACGTGTGACCGAACCGTCGAAACCGCTTCAGTTCAAGATCGTGAAGAACAAGGACGATGCGTCGGTCGCCTCCAGTTCCACGGCCTCCGACATGGAAATCGAATTTTCACCTCCTGCGGCGGTCAGCAGATACCGCAAAAAGCCGGACGTTGTTCATATCGACACGCAAGTTCGACAGCAAGAGATCTTAGATGCGGTTAGGGTGGACACCACTAGAAAGGGGGGCAGAAGGAAGCACGACCCTGTGGAGTCTAAGATGGACTCTGCtaaaaagaaagataaaaaaGAGGATGAAGCTGCGAAGaaagataaaatgaaaaaagacaAGAAAGGTAAAAAGTAA
- the Atg6 gene encoding beclin-1-like Atg6 isoform X1 produces the protein MVDMKNNVSFCCQRCLQPLRLDPSFLDHLGEHTLAELSLPIQQQVVGEIEPQSGSMEHLVPPFRLTESANGTNGFMLVGDSGETESLSHHLKVRATLFDILSSSSSADHPLCDECTDSLLLLMDQQLRMTEGEWSDYNEYLKKLELEQQQQGNEDIELESLRKELQDVKSEEERMISELEALRKEEIATRNAIAQQERERERLQSEEERYWKEYSKHKRDLILAEDEYRSLECQLAYAASQLERLKKTNVFNATFHIWHSGHFGTINSFRLGRLPSAPVDWSEINAAWGQTTLLLTALARKMNLTFKRFRLVPFGNHSYIEALDQHRELPLYGSGGFKFLWDTKFDAAMVAFLDCLQQFKEQVEKGDSGFCLPYRMDRGKIEDSATGNSYSIKIQFNSEEQWTKALKFLLTNLKWGLAWVSSQFTKDETEH, from the exons ATGGTAGATATGAAAAATAACGTGAGTTTTTGCTGTCAGCGATGTTTGCAGCCTTTAAGGCTCGATCCAAGTTTTTTGGATCATCTCGGGGAACACACGTTAGCTGAACTTTCAC TTCCCATTCAACAACAAGTGGTAGGAGAAATAGAACCACAAAGCGGTAGTATGGAGCATTTAGTTCCACCATTCAGATTGACCGAGTCTGCAAATGGAACTAATGGATTTATGCTAGTTGGAGATTCTGGAGAAACTGAAAGTCTCAGTCATCATTTAAAG GTACGAGCAACATTGTTTGACATTCTTAGCAGTAGTAGCTCTGCCGATCACCCACTTTGTGATGAATGTACGGATAGTCTTTTATTATTAATGGATCAACAATTAAGAATGACTGAAGGAGAATGGTCAGACTACAATGAATACTTAAAAAAATTAGAGTTAGAACAACAACAACAGGGAAACGAGGATATAGAATTAGAAAGTCTTAGGAAAGAGTTACAAGATGTAAAATCAGAGGAGGAGCGAATGATTAGTGAATTAGAGGCTTTAAGGAAAGAAGAAATTGCTACTAGGAATGCGATAGCACAAcaggagagagaaagggagaggttACAAAGCGAAGAAGAAAGGTATTGGAAGGAATATTCAAAGCATAAAAGAGATCTTATATTAGCGGAAGATGAGTATCGTAG TTTGGAATGCCAATTAGCCTATGCAGCTTCACAACTAGAGAGACTGAAGAAAACAAATGTTTTCAATGCCACATTTCATATTTGGCATTCAGGACATTTTGGAACTATAAATTCCTTTCGTTTAGGCAGATTGCCAAGTGCACCTGTAGACTGGAGCGAGATAAACGCTGCTTGGGGACAAACTACCTTGCTGTTAACGGCTCTTGCTAGAAAAATGAATCTTACGTTTAAACGATTTCGTTTAGTACCATTCGGTAATCATAGTTATATCGAAGCATTAGACCAACATAGAGAGCTACCTTTGTATGGAAGTGGAGGATTTAAGTTTCTGTGGGACACAAAATTCGATGCAGCAATGGTAGCATTTCTTGATTGTTTACAACAATTCAAAGAACAAGTGGAAAAAGGGGATAGTGGATTCTGTCTCCCATATAGGATGGATCGCGGTAAAATAGAGGATTCTGCTACAGGCAACTCCTATTCTATCAA AATTCAGTTTAATTCAGAGGAACAGTGGACAAAGGCATTAAAGTTTTTattgacaaatttaaaatgGGGCCTTGCTTGGGTCAGCTCCCAATTCACAAAAGACGAGACTGAACATTAA
- the LOC100875673 gene encoding uridine diphosphate glucose pyrophosphatase NUDT14 isoform X2: MDVKAQEEQNENIRQRMLDVKQLRIAECPSDSPWVRPVRIHYQQDGQQRDWDVVRAHDGVSIVVFNTSRKKLVFVRQFRPAFFYTFLPEKRGPVDLKQYPPKLGLTLELCAGIVDKDKSLAEIAKDELEEECGYDAPLKAFEYVITFRYVSTSVCKHTLFYVEVTDEMHTHPGGGAASEGELIEVVELSIPEVTLATIVIKHGGRSLQSL, translated from the exons ATGGATGTCAAGGCACAGGAAGagcaaaatgaaaatatacggCAACGAATGCTCGATGTGAAACAACTACGAATAGCAGAATGTCCTTCAGACTCACCGTGGGTCAGACCTGTTCGAATACATTACCAACAAGATGGCCAACAACGGGACTGGGACGTTGTAAGGGCACACGACGGTGTTAGTATAGTTGTCTTCAATACTAGTCGAAAGAAACTCGTGTTTGTTCGACAATTTCGTCCGGCCTTCTTCTATACATTCCTTCCGGAGAAACGTGGACCGGTGGACCTTAAACAGTATCCTCCAAAGTTAGGTTTGACCTTAGAACTATGTGCCGGTATTGTGGATAAAGACAAATCGCTTGCTGAAATAGCAAAGGATGAGTTGGAGGAAGAATGTGGATACGACGCACCGTTAAAGGCTTTTGAATATGTCATTACGTTCAG GTACGTTTCTACTTCGGTCTGCAAGCATACACTCTTCTATGTGGAAGTTACGGATGAAATGCACACACATCCTG GAGGGGGTGCTGCGTCTGAAGGAGAACTGATTGAAGTGGTGGAACTAAGCATCCCAGAG GTTACTTTGGCTACCATCGTCATCAAACATGGAGGAAGGAGTTTGCAGTCATTGTAA
- the LOC100875673 gene encoding uridine diphosphate glucose pyrophosphatase NUDT14 isoform X3: MDVKAQEEQNENIRQRMLDVKQLRIAECPSDSPWVRPVRIHYQQDGQQRDWDVVRAHDGVSIVVFNTSRKKLVFVRQFRPAFFYTFLPEKRGPVDLKQYPPKLGLTLELCAGIVDKDKSLAEIAKDELEEECGYDAPLKAFEYVITFRYVSTSVCKHTLFYVEVTDEMHTHPGGGAASEGELIEVVELSIPEQEPLTAR, encoded by the exons ATGGATGTCAAGGCACAGGAAGagcaaaatgaaaatatacggCAACGAATGCTCGATGTGAAACAACTACGAATAGCAGAATGTCCTTCAGACTCACCGTGGGTCAGACCTGTTCGAATACATTACCAACAAGATGGCCAACAACGGGACTGGGACGTTGTAAGGGCACACGACGGTGTTAGTATAGTTGTCTTCAATACTAGTCGAAAGAAACTCGTGTTTGTTCGACAATTTCGTCCGGCCTTCTTCTATACATTCCTTCCGGAGAAACGTGGACCGGTGGACCTTAAACAGTATCCTCCAAAGTTAGGTTTGACCTTAGAACTATGTGCCGGTATTGTGGATAAAGACAAATCGCTTGCTGAAATAGCAAAGGATGAGTTGGAGGAAGAATGTGGATACGACGCACCGTTAAAGGCTTTTGAATATGTCATTACGTTCAG GTACGTTTCTACTTCGGTCTGCAAGCATACACTCTTCTATGTGGAAGTTACGGATGAAATGCACACACATCCTG GAGGGGGTGCTGCGTCTGAAGGAGAACTGATTGAAGTGGTGGAACTAAGCATCCCAGAG CAAGAGCCGTTAACAGCAAGGTAG
- the LOC100875673 gene encoding uridine diphosphate glucose pyrophosphatase NUDT14 isoform X1 — protein sequence MDVKAQEEQNENIRQRMLDVKQLRIAECPSDSPWVRPVRIHYQQDGQQRDWDVVRAHDGVSIVVFNTSRKKLVFVRQFRPAFFYTFLPEKRGPVDLKQYPPKLGLTLELCAGIVDKDKSLAEIAKDELEEECGYDAPLKAFEYVITFRYVSTSVCKHTLFYVEVTDEMHTHPGGGAASEGELIEVVELSIPEVKEYISSEEVESPPCLLYGITWFLANKYKNC from the exons ATGGATGTCAAGGCACAGGAAGagcaaaatgaaaatatacggCAACGAATGCTCGATGTGAAACAACTACGAATAGCAGAATGTCCTTCAGACTCACCGTGGGTCAGACCTGTTCGAATACATTACCAACAAGATGGCCAACAACGGGACTGGGACGTTGTAAGGGCACACGACGGTGTTAGTATAGTTGTCTTCAATACTAGTCGAAAGAAACTCGTGTTTGTTCGACAATTTCGTCCGGCCTTCTTCTATACATTCCTTCCGGAGAAACGTGGACCGGTGGACCTTAAACAGTATCCTCCAAAGTTAGGTTTGACCTTAGAACTATGTGCCGGTATTGTGGATAAAGACAAATCGCTTGCTGAAATAGCAAAGGATGAGTTGGAGGAAGAATGTGGATACGACGCACCGTTAAAGGCTTTTGAATATGTCATTACGTTCAG GTACGTTTCTACTTCGGTCTGCAAGCATACACTCTTCTATGTGGAAGTTACGGATGAAATGCACACACATCCTG GAGGGGGTGCTGCGTCTGAAGGAGAACTGATTGAAGTGGTGGAACTAAGCATCCCAGAGGTAAAAGAATACATCAGTTCTGAGGAAGTAGAAAGCCCTCCATGTTTACTGTATGGTATAACCTGGTTCTTAGCTAACAAATACAAAAactgttaa
- the Atg6 gene encoding beclin-1-like Atg6 isoform X2, translated as MEHLVPPFRLTESANGTNGFMLVGDSGETESLSHHLKVRATLFDILSSSSSADHPLCDECTDSLLLLMDQQLRMTEGEWSDYNEYLKKLELEQQQQGNEDIELESLRKELQDVKSEEERMISELEALRKEEIATRNAIAQQERERERLQSEEERYWKEYSKHKRDLILAEDEYRSLECQLAYAASQLERLKKTNVFNATFHIWHSGHFGTINSFRLGRLPSAPVDWSEINAAWGQTTLLLTALARKMNLTFKRFRLVPFGNHSYIEALDQHRELPLYGSGGFKFLWDTKFDAAMVAFLDCLQQFKEQVEKGDSGFCLPYRMDRGKIEDSATGNSYSIKIQFNSEEQWTKALKFLLTNLKWGLAWVSSQFTKDETEH; from the exons ATGGAGCATTTAGTTCCACCATTCAGATTGACCGAGTCTGCAAATGGAACTAATGGATTTATGCTAGTTGGAGATTCTGGAGAAACTGAAAGTCTCAGTCATCATTTAAAG GTACGAGCAACATTGTTTGACATTCTTAGCAGTAGTAGCTCTGCCGATCACCCACTTTGTGATGAATGTACGGATAGTCTTTTATTATTAATGGATCAACAATTAAGAATGACTGAAGGAGAATGGTCAGACTACAATGAATACTTAAAAAAATTAGAGTTAGAACAACAACAACAGGGAAACGAGGATATAGAATTAGAAAGTCTTAGGAAAGAGTTACAAGATGTAAAATCAGAGGAGGAGCGAATGATTAGTGAATTAGAGGCTTTAAGGAAAGAAGAAATTGCTACTAGGAATGCGATAGCACAAcaggagagagaaagggagaggttACAAAGCGAAGAAGAAAGGTATTGGAAGGAATATTCAAAGCATAAAAGAGATCTTATATTAGCGGAAGATGAGTATCGTAG TTTGGAATGCCAATTAGCCTATGCAGCTTCACAACTAGAGAGACTGAAGAAAACAAATGTTTTCAATGCCACATTTCATATTTGGCATTCAGGACATTTTGGAACTATAAATTCCTTTCGTTTAGGCAGATTGCCAAGTGCACCTGTAGACTGGAGCGAGATAAACGCTGCTTGGGGACAAACTACCTTGCTGTTAACGGCTCTTGCTAGAAAAATGAATCTTACGTTTAAACGATTTCGTTTAGTACCATTCGGTAATCATAGTTATATCGAAGCATTAGACCAACATAGAGAGCTACCTTTGTATGGAAGTGGAGGATTTAAGTTTCTGTGGGACACAAAATTCGATGCAGCAATGGTAGCATTTCTTGATTGTTTACAACAATTCAAAGAACAAGTGGAAAAAGGGGATAGTGGATTCTGTCTCCCATATAGGATGGATCGCGGTAAAATAGAGGATTCTGCTACAGGCAACTCCTATTCTATCAA AATTCAGTTTAATTCAGAGGAACAGTGGACAAAGGCATTAAAGTTTTTattgacaaatttaaaatgGGGCCTTGCTTGGGTCAGCTCCCAATTCACAAAAGACGAGACTGAACATTAA